A part of Microbulbifer salipaludis genomic DNA contains:
- a CDS encoding autotransporter domain-containing protein has protein sequence MRYPSAGRACNAGASRLCLLAMPAILTSLASGASTAQVLLGSEDDRYLLTPNSPGSRLLDTTFDGGTGRDTLTIQGLELENPARLRRWETISLEQATRLTLNSSLIFGDAGHHPGHLGISSDSALLLPHYSAGLYTSGGQALSVFNAGTIDLSGQTANQLLIRGDYIGGAGSAIRMDLVAGGDDSLADRVIIDGGHASGSTRLYFNRLAGSGADTQDGILVVEARNGGSTSGNAFYMPQSVSAGPYEYHLFRGTGDPADHNWYLRSTLSPGEQPVTQPAGEASGMATGSTLSLPATASPLAAPPIGGNPVPIYRPEIPLYAQAKSLARLTSLQEIGSYHKRRGEQRSWFDGVNDDWMRVHHMRADYNWHGDVSNRFDGNITGFQVGTNFWSAPTCTGGAREMGLFVGSTRASGDVTGFARGFRDYRAGRNQLTSYHVGYYFNDYRPDMGYFDFTAKVAYLELDSESSRGIGGTVTGPQLTLSVEKGFAWQPSERFHIEPQLQAVVNYSNLSAYYDDISWVEPDMTPEANFRAGLRAYPTGNQGETQWLGGNLRLYLFGNIWHTLGGNDQLQFDLNLQLDLERQATWGEFGGGVVLLESKLGSAFLNLGYQRSLDDLDWSGANASLGFNWAW, from the coding sequence ATGCGGTATCCCAGCGCGGGCCGTGCGTGTAACGCCGGCGCCTCCAGGCTTTGTTTACTGGCCATGCCGGCCATACTCACCTCGCTGGCATCCGGCGCCAGCACAGCCCAGGTGCTACTGGGCAGCGAGGATGATCGCTATCTTCTCACCCCAAACAGTCCCGGCAGCCGTCTTCTCGACACCACCTTCGACGGGGGCACCGGCCGCGATACCCTTACCATTCAGGGGCTTGAGCTGGAAAATCCGGCACGCCTGCGGCGCTGGGAAACCATCAGCCTCGAACAGGCCACACGCCTGACGCTCAACAGCAGCCTGATATTCGGCGATGCGGGGCACCATCCCGGGCACCTGGGCATCAGTAGTGACAGCGCTTTGCTGCTGCCCCACTACAGCGCCGGCCTGTACACCAGCGGTGGCCAGGCACTCTCCGTGTTCAATGCCGGCACCATCGACCTGAGCGGACAAACCGCCAATCAACTGCTGATCCGGGGCGACTATATTGGCGGCGCCGGCAGTGCCATTCGCATGGATCTGGTCGCCGGCGGCGACGATAGCCTTGCCGACCGCGTGATCATCGACGGCGGCCATGCCAGCGGCAGCACCCGGCTCTACTTCAACCGGCTGGCCGGCAGCGGCGCCGATACCCAGGACGGCATCCTCGTCGTAGAGGCCCGCAACGGCGGCAGCACGTCTGGCAATGCGTTTTATATGCCGCAGTCCGTCTCCGCCGGCCCCTACGAATACCACCTGTTTCGCGGCACGGGGGATCCGGCGGACCACAACTGGTACCTGCGCTCCACCCTCAGCCCCGGTGAGCAGCCTGTAACCCAGCCCGCCGGTGAGGCCAGCGGAATGGCTACCGGCAGCACCCTGAGCCTCCCCGCGACGGCGTCTCCCCTCGCCGCACCCCCGATCGGCGGCAACCCGGTCCCGATCTACCGGCCCGAGATTCCCCTGTACGCCCAGGCCAAGTCCCTCGCCCGCCTCACCTCGCTGCAGGAAATTGGCAGCTATCACAAACGCCGGGGAGAGCAGCGTAGCTGGTTCGATGGCGTCAATGACGACTGGATGCGTGTGCACCACATGCGCGCCGACTACAACTGGCACGGCGACGTCAGCAACCGCTTCGACGGCAATATCACCGGGTTTCAGGTAGGTACCAATTTCTGGTCCGCCCCCACCTGTACCGGCGGCGCACGGGAAATGGGCCTGTTCGTCGGCAGTACCCGCGCCAGCGGCGACGTCACCGGCTTTGCCCGAGGCTTCCGCGACTACCGCGCCGGCCGCAACCAGCTCACCAGTTATCACGTGGGTTATTACTTCAATGACTATCGCCCGGATATGGGCTACTTCGATTTCACCGCCAAGGTGGCCTACCTGGAGCTGGACAGCGAATCCTCACGCGGCATTGGCGGCACCGTCACCGGACCGCAGCTCACCCTTTCGGTAGAGAAAGGCTTCGCCTGGCAACCATCCGAACGGTTCCACATCGAACCGCAACTACAGGCGGTGGTGAACTACAGCAATTTGAGCGCCTACTACGATGATATTTCCTGGGTCGAACCGGACATGACCCCGGAGGCCAACTTCCGTGCCGGGCTGCGCGCCTACCCTACCGGCAACCAAGGAGAAACCCAGTGGCTGGGCGGCAACCTACGCCTCTACCTGTTTGGCAACATCTGGCATACCCTCGGCGGCAACGACCAGCTGCAGTTCGACCTGAACCTGCAGCTCGATCTTGAGCGGCAAGCGACCTGGGGGGAGTTCGGGGGTGGTGTAGTGCTACTTGAGAGCAAACTCGGCAGCGCATTTCTAAACCTCGGCTACCAGCGCTCCCTCGACGACCTGGACTGGTCCGGAGCCAACGCCAGTCTCGGCTTCAACTGGGCCTGGTGA
- a CDS encoding MFS transporter: MEPEFSPAAETAPVASARVQRSNIWRLAIAQALAGANSVVAYATGAIVGSALAPSPILATLPLTIFVLGMALCTLPAGAIAGRYGRRAAFLSGAGAGVLAGLTAVVAVYVGGVTGFWLFCLSTFFGGAYAAVVLSFRFAAADAVAPERKAQALSLVMAGGVAAGVVGPQLVNWTMDLLPQPMFAATFYAQAAVAALSAVILLGVRLPKPTAQAQKGGRPLSLIVKQPRFIAAATCGAISYTLMNFLMTAAPLAMHMHGHSTASSNLGLQWHVIAMFAPSFFTGKLIARFGAERVMMVGLVLIGLSAAVGLGGMQVVHFWWTLILLGLGWNFGFLGASALVLECHSEAEKTRVQSANDFIVFGLMALGSFASGGILSAYGWSTVLWASFPPLAITVVALAVLQSRTKPAADATESAA; this comes from the coding sequence ATGGAACCTGAATTTTCTCCCGCTGCCGAAACGGCACCCGTCGCGAGCGCCCGCGTCCAGCGCAGCAATATCTGGCGGCTCGCCATTGCTCAGGCGCTTGCCGGTGCCAACTCAGTAGTCGCCTATGCCACCGGTGCCATCGTAGGCAGTGCGCTGGCACCGTCACCGATACTGGCAACCCTGCCACTGACCATTTTCGTGTTGGGCATGGCACTGTGCACTTTGCCTGCAGGAGCCATCGCCGGGCGCTATGGACGTCGTGCGGCATTTTTATCCGGCGCCGGTGCCGGTGTGCTGGCCGGGTTAACAGCGGTGGTCGCGGTGTATGTCGGCGGTGTGACTGGCTTCTGGTTATTTTGCCTGTCCACATTTTTTGGCGGTGCCTATGCCGCGGTGGTGCTGTCATTCCGATTTGCGGCGGCAGATGCGGTGGCTCCTGAGCGCAAGGCCCAGGCGCTTTCGCTGGTCATGGCCGGTGGCGTGGCGGCGGGGGTTGTGGGCCCGCAGCTGGTGAACTGGACCATGGATCTGTTACCGCAGCCGATGTTTGCCGCCACCTTCTATGCACAGGCCGCAGTGGCAGCACTCTCTGCAGTGATCCTGTTGGGGGTGCGGCTGCCGAAGCCCACTGCGCAGGCGCAAAAAGGTGGGCGACCACTGTCGCTTATCGTGAAACAGCCGCGTTTTATCGCCGCCGCAACCTGCGGGGCCATCTCCTACACCCTGATGAACTTCCTGATGACCGCCGCACCCCTGGCGATGCATATGCACGGGCATTCCACGGCATCGTCCAACCTCGGCCTACAGTGGCATGTGATCGCCATGTTCGCGCCCAGCTTTTTCACCGGAAAACTTATCGCGCGCTTCGGCGCCGAGCGGGTGATGATGGTGGGGCTGGTACTGATCGGCCTGTCCGCCGCGGTCGGCCTGGGTGGCATGCAGGTAGTCCATTTCTGGTGGACCCTGATTCTGCTCGGACTGGGATGGAATTTTGGATTCCTCGGCGCCTCTGCACTGGTGCTCGAATGCCACAGTGAGGCGGAAAAAACCCGGGTACAGTCTGCCAACGATTTCATCGTGTTCGGCCTGATGGCGTTGGGCTCGTTTGCGTCTGGCGGGATCCTGAGTGCCTATGGCTGGAGCACCGTACTCTGGGCATCGTTCCCGCCGCTGGCGATTACCGTGGTGGCTCTCGCGGTGTTGCAGTCGCGCACTAAGCCCGCCGCGGATGCCACAGAATCGGCCGCGTGA
- a CDS encoding DUF3298 and DUF4163 domain-containing protein, translating to MLLNQNGVLNSMRPMLQNSKLLKTVTVILLVISAVSGCEKENSEPAAALNSEAEALEMLAPNCASPEDCTSVSIRREVYIDHPALNDAVYEQLLQQLQGDVDSSTPSLDSLDKVAQKFIDDAADVADMSAARWELNGDTKMLARRGDVLTIVISSYVYSGGAHGMPVRHWLNWDLAKQSKLSLADVIEAEKEDEFWQAAEEAHRQWLDAQGADADFRQNWPFARSSDFRMTDDGLELLYGVYTLGPYSMGEVTLTLPMEKIAGLLRAPYR from the coding sequence ATGCTTTTGAATCAGAACGGAGTGCTTAATTCAATGAGGCCTATGTTGCAAAACTCGAAGTTGCTTAAAACGGTTACCGTAATTCTGTTGGTCATATCAGCGGTTTCAGGCTGCGAAAAAGAAAACTCCGAACCTGCGGCAGCATTGAACTCGGAAGCAGAAGCTCTGGAAATGCTGGCGCCCAATTGCGCTTCGCCGGAAGATTGTACTTCCGTTTCCATTCGTCGTGAGGTCTATATCGACCATCCGGCGTTGAACGATGCCGTCTATGAGCAGTTGCTGCAGCAGCTTCAGGGCGATGTTGACAGCAGTACCCCATCGCTCGATTCGTTGGATAAGGTTGCACAGAAATTTATTGACGATGCCGCCGACGTCGCGGATATGTCTGCCGCCCGCTGGGAATTGAACGGCGATACCAAAATGCTCGCGCGCCGAGGCGATGTGCTGACCATTGTTATCAGCAGTTACGTATACAGCGGTGGTGCCCACGGTATGCCGGTGCGCCACTGGTTGAACTGGGATCTTGCAAAGCAATCGAAGCTTTCGCTGGCAGATGTGATCGAGGCGGAGAAAGAGGACGAGTTTTGGCAGGCGGCAGAAGAAGCACATCGCCAGTGGTTGGATGCACAGGGGGCGGATGCGGATTTTCGCCAGAACTGGCCCTTTGCGCGCAGTAGCGATTTCCGTATGACTGACGATGGCCTCGAGTTGTTATACGGCGTGTACACTCTTGGCCCTTACTCGATGGGTGAAGTTACCTTGACCTTGCCGATGGAGAAGATCGCCGGCCTACTGCGCGCACCTTACCGCTGA
- a CDS encoding DEAD/DEAH box helicase, whose amino-acid sequence MITFNLNSIRRMADEGSFARGEDYFARGRVMEAYYDKETETYHGRVKGSARYVYRVELDVERGRLVGLCSCPVGLNCKHAVATALTLLHEEREPADATGDTAPSAQSQAPAWQHWLDELPAAPGTEPAPLEPGKHYLLYFLELDDKQQLRLTTKKAYLKKDGSWSQFKYFPVESTKLGWNRPSHLLDDDVTILQLVPRVNAAGRLGLIGEQGRRALMLLLDSGRFYFEDCALQRGPARRLSWQWQAQDGNTQQLRAQLEGIDDNGHWQLLPVAPPCYLDTENATIGDITTPLPAAQLQHLLAMPAVSKEELGLMAVQMRQKIPATQLPLPVEPRLETVTRHTPHITLVSCALDHLKLPALKLHFDYAGFPLPPAYSRHFDGPESTCEQGGTYYHIQRDLEAERQHCDAIYQQGLYLIPEELGGQEEVWLTDSHGPQDIPQRWRAFLKDTLPALEQQGWVIDTDPSYQFDTTRADIAMRLADSDSHWFEFGLDLTLADGRQFPIAELVEHWLEQDAPDELTINLDGDWVSVNTQPLQSIRGLLLDLLKEKKLGGAVRLPAFQAAQFDALAELDERKAPATRKMIAQLRDFSGLETVPVPKGLNATLRPYQQEGLNWLVFLQRYGFGGILADDMGLGKTLQTLALVQHMKETGALNRPALVIAPTSLTGNWQHEAARFTPDLRVTLIHGPQRAEAFTHINKSDLVITTYPLLVRDWERYSKRKFSVVALDEAQAIKNPTTQAAECVRRLKSETRLCLSGTPLENHLGELWSLMDFALPGLLGGRKTFNEAYRTPIENRGEFERQQELARRVRPFMLRRTKSEVVSELPPKTETIQYVELGRKQRALYESVRISMEKRIRELVARQGIARSHIEFLDALLKLRQTCIDPRLVKLDKAAGIQESAKMEWLQESLPQLLEEGRNILIFSQFTEVLKLVEAQLQDTHIDYTKLTGQTRKRQQAIDSFQNGEVRVFLISLKAGGAGLNLTAADVVIHLDPWWNPAVENQATDRAHRIGQDKPVFVYKLVAENTVEERIHQMQQQKQALADALFDAAASSGLPKDKDALLSLLGADH is encoded by the coding sequence TTGATCACCTTCAACCTCAACAGTATTCGCCGAATGGCCGACGAGGGCAGTTTCGCCCGCGGTGAGGATTACTTCGCCCGCGGGCGGGTGATGGAGGCGTATTACGACAAGGAAACCGAGACCTACCACGGGCGCGTGAAGGGCTCGGCCCGGTATGTGTATCGCGTGGAGCTGGATGTGGAGCGCGGCCGGTTGGTAGGCCTGTGTTCCTGCCCGGTGGGACTGAACTGCAAACATGCGGTGGCGACGGCCCTCACACTGCTGCACGAGGAACGCGAGCCCGCGGACGCCACGGGCGACACCGCGCCTTCCGCGCAGTCCCAGGCACCCGCGTGGCAGCATTGGCTCGACGAATTACCCGCGGCGCCCGGCACGGAACCGGCACCACTGGAGCCCGGCAAGCATTACCTGCTGTACTTCCTGGAACTGGACGACAAACAGCAATTGCGCCTGACCACCAAGAAGGCCTACCTGAAAAAAGATGGCAGCTGGAGTCAGTTCAAGTACTTTCCGGTAGAGAGCACAAAGCTCGGCTGGAACCGCCCCAGCCACCTGCTCGACGACGATGTCACCATTTTGCAGCTGGTGCCGCGGGTGAATGCGGCGGGGCGGCTTGGCCTTATCGGCGAACAGGGGCGGCGCGCGCTGATGCTGCTTCTCGACAGCGGTCGTTTTTATTTCGAAGACTGCGCACTGCAAAGGGGCCCCGCCCGCCGTCTCAGCTGGCAGTGGCAGGCGCAGGACGGAAACACCCAGCAGCTGCGTGCGCAACTGGAAGGCATCGACGATAACGGCCACTGGCAACTGCTGCCCGTGGCACCGCCCTGTTACCTCGATACCGAAAACGCCACCATCGGCGACATCACAACCCCCCTGCCCGCCGCACAGCTGCAACACCTGCTGGCGATGCCCGCAGTTTCCAAAGAGGAGCTGGGCCTGATGGCGGTACAGATGCGGCAGAAGATTCCCGCCACGCAGCTGCCCTTACCGGTGGAGCCGCGGCTGGAAACAGTCACCCGCCATACGCCACACATCACCCTGGTGAGTTGTGCCCTCGACCATCTCAAACTGCCCGCGCTGAAGCTGCATTTCGACTACGCGGGGTTTCCATTACCCCCGGCCTACAGCCGCCACTTCGACGGCCCGGAAAGCACATGCGAGCAGGGCGGTACCTATTACCATATCCAGCGCGACCTTGAGGCAGAGCGCCAGCACTGTGATGCCATTTACCAACAAGGGCTATACCTGATACCCGAGGAGCTGGGTGGACAGGAAGAAGTCTGGCTCACGGATTCCCACGGTCCACAGGATATTCCCCAGCGCTGGCGCGCGTTCCTGAAAGACACCCTGCCGGCACTGGAGCAACAGGGCTGGGTGATCGATACCGACCCGAGCTACCAGTTTGATACCACCCGCGCGGACATCGCCATGCGGCTGGCGGACAGCGACAGCCACTGGTTTGAATTTGGCCTGGACCTGACACTGGCCGATGGCCGCCAGTTTCCCATCGCCGAACTGGTGGAGCACTGGCTGGAGCAGGATGCCCCGGATGAACTGACCATCAATCTGGACGGCGATTGGGTCAGCGTGAATACCCAGCCGCTACAGAGCATCCGTGGCCTGCTGCTGGACCTGTTAAAGGAGAAGAAGCTCGGCGGCGCAGTGCGCTTACCCGCGTTCCAGGCCGCGCAGTTTGACGCGCTGGCAGAGCTGGATGAGCGCAAGGCACCCGCCACGCGCAAAATGATCGCGCAATTGCGGGACTTTTCCGGGCTGGAAACGGTTCCCGTACCCAAAGGGCTTAACGCCACCCTGCGCCCCTACCAGCAGGAAGGGCTTAACTGGTTGGTGTTCCTGCAGCGCTACGGCTTCGGCGGCATCCTCGCTGACGATATGGGACTAGGGAAAACACTGCAGACACTCGCGCTTGTGCAGCACATGAAGGAAACCGGCGCACTGAATCGGCCCGCACTGGTGATTGCGCCCACCAGCCTCACCGGCAACTGGCAGCACGAAGCCGCGCGCTTTACGCCCGACCTGCGTGTCACCCTGATCCACGGCCCCCAGCGTGCCGAGGCGTTTACTCACATCAACAAGAGTGACCTGGTGATCACCACCTACCCGCTACTGGTGCGGGACTGGGAGCGATACAGCAAGCGCAAGTTCAGTGTGGTGGCACTGGACGAGGCGCAGGCCATCAAAAACCCCACCACCCAGGCGGCCGAGTGTGTCAGGCGCCTCAAGAGCGAGACCCGGCTGTGCCTATCCGGCACGCCGTTGGAGAATCACCTGGGAGAACTCTGGTCACTGATGGATTTTGCCCTGCCGGGGCTGCTGGGCGGCCGTAAGACCTTTAACGAAGCCTACCGTACGCCCATCGAAAACCGCGGCGAATTCGAACGGCAGCAGGAGCTGGCGCGCAGGGTGCGGCCGTTCATGCTGCGGCGCACCAAATCGGAAGTGGTGTCCGAGCTGCCGCCGAAGACCGAAACCATCCAGTATGTGGAGCTGGGCAGAAAGCAGCGGGCCCTGTACGAAAGCGTGCGCATCAGTATGGAAAAGCGCATTCGCGAACTGGTCGCACGGCAAGGCATTGCCAGAAGCCATATCGAGTTTCTCGACGCCCTGTTAAAACTGCGCCAGACCTGTATCGACCCGCGCCTGGTCAAGCTCGACAAGGCCGCCGGTATTCAGGAAAGCGCCAAGATGGAGTGGCTGCAGGAAAGCCTGCCGCAACTGCTGGAGGAAGGGCGCAATATCCTGATCTTCTCCCAGTTCACCGAAGTGCTGAAACTGGTGGAAGCGCAGCTGCAGGATACGCACATCGACTACACCAAGCTCACCGGCCAGACCCGCAAACGGCAGCAGGCCATCGACAGTTTCCAGAACGGTGAGGTGCGGGTATTCCTGATCAGCCTCAAGGCCGGCGGTGCCGGTCTCAACCTCACCGCCGCAGATGTGGTGATTCATCTCGACCCCTGGTGGAATCCGGCTGTGGAAAACCAGGCCACCGACCGCGCCCACCGCATCGGCCAGGACAAGCCGGTGTTTGTGTACAAGCTGGTGGCGGAAAACACCGTGGAGGAGCGCATTCACCAGATGCAGCAGCAGAAGCAGGCACTGGCGGATGCGTTGTTTGACGCCGCCGCCTCCAGCGGATTGCCCAAGGACAAAGACGCCCTGCTGTCGCTGCTGGGCGCGGACCATTGA
- a CDS encoding lipid A deacylase LpxR family protein — translation MGAIFLAIGSATASAGGISLQLENDSFGRTSDADYTQGLRLSYTTDGPAGWVQSLLPERYQNRELATQVFLGQAIFTPFEVFETDLLEYDRPYAGWLYLGGALQSVDLNPGSSLRVAERFEVSVGIVGPSSGAEQAQRATHALLRTYDVNGWENQLRDEPTLQLSYARKWAHIQSVGERGLQLEWSATLGGHLGNVNRSLVSGVGVRFGRDLFSSLEVSALAPYTTGPESGMRAGGWYLYSELQLRFVSRDIFLDGNTFKDSHSVEKETRVGEWQFGLVLPTGRYHWSAYHARRSQEFIDQYADVNFFGIGLSASF, via the coding sequence ATGGGTGCGATTTTTCTCGCCATCGGCAGCGCCACGGCCAGCGCAGGCGGTATTTCCCTGCAGCTGGAAAACGATTCTTTCGGCCGCACCAGTGATGCGGATTACACGCAGGGGCTCAGGCTTTCCTATACCACAGACGGCCCGGCCGGCTGGGTTCAGTCTCTGTTGCCCGAGCGCTACCAGAATCGTGAGCTGGCCACGCAGGTTTTTCTCGGGCAGGCAATTTTTACACCCTTCGAAGTGTTTGAAACCGATTTGCTGGAATACGACCGCCCCTATGCGGGCTGGCTGTATCTCGGTGGTGCCCTGCAGTCGGTGGACCTGAATCCTGGATCATCGTTGCGCGTCGCCGAGCGTTTTGAAGTTTCCGTGGGCATTGTCGGTCCATCCTCCGGTGCTGAGCAGGCACAGCGCGCTACGCACGCCCTGTTGCGCACCTACGACGTGAACGGCTGGGAAAACCAGTTGCGCGACGAACCTACCCTGCAGTTGAGCTATGCGCGCAAGTGGGCTCATATCCAGTCGGTGGGGGAGCGTGGCCTGCAGCTGGAATGGTCCGCTACCCTGGGTGGCCATCTCGGCAACGTGAACCGGTCACTGGTATCCGGGGTGGGTGTGCGGTTTGGCCGCGATCTGTTTTCGAGCCTCGAGGTCAGTGCGCTTGCCCCCTATACCACCGGCCCGGAAAGCGGCATGCGCGCAGGCGGCTGGTACCTGTATTCCGAGCTGCAGCTGCGGTTTGTGTCTCGGGATATTTTCCTCGACGGTAATACCTTCAAGGACAGCCACAGCGTGGAAAAAGAAACCCGGGTAGGGGAGTGGCAGTTCGGGCTGGTGCTGCCCACCGGACGCTATCACTGGAGCGCCTATCACGCGCGGCGCTCGCAGGAATTTATTGATCAATATGCGGATGTGAATTTTTTTGGCATTGGTCTGAGCGCTTCGTTCTGA
- the rrtA gene encoding rhombosortase → MFEFDRAKLIASIGGPAILLLLCVLLQLAQSAYPDLFMYDRALLAGGQWWRLLSGHLVHTNSAHLLLNGVAIVAVWFVFGQSCLLGKRHPVVAYLELTVVLSLLISAGLWFWFPEVQVYYGLSGVLHGLFCFAAVSELFQRRWSGGLLLIGCFVKVGWELLAGPSAATASMIEADVAVSSHLLGTLFGTLIGVIVGVIVGVSTRRKKPE, encoded by the coding sequence ATGTTTGAATTTGATCGAGCCAAACTGATCGCCAGTATCGGCGGTCCGGCCATCCTGCTGTTGCTGTGTGTCCTGCTGCAGCTGGCTCAGTCCGCCTACCCCGACCTGTTCATGTACGATCGCGCCCTGCTGGCCGGGGGCCAGTGGTGGCGGCTGCTGAGCGGGCATCTGGTACACACCAATAGCGCGCACCTGCTATTGAATGGTGTGGCGATCGTGGCCGTGTGGTTCGTGTTTGGGCAGAGCTGCTTGCTCGGGAAGCGTCACCCGGTGGTGGCGTATCTAGAGCTGACGGTGGTGCTGTCGTTGCTGATCAGCGCCGGCCTGTGGTTTTGGTTCCCCGAGGTTCAGGTCTATTACGGCCTCTCCGGTGTACTGCACGGACTCTTCTGTTTCGCGGCGGTGAGCGAGCTGTTCCAGCGGCGCTGGTCCGGGGGCCTGCTGCTCATAGGCTGCTTCGTCAAAGTTGGCTGGGAGCTGCTTGCCGGGCCGAGTGCGGCAACCGCCAGTATGATCGAGGCCGACGTGGCGGTATCCAGTCACCTGCTCGGTACCCTGTTCGGCACTCTGATCGGTGTGATTGTCGGGGTGATTGTCGGGGTGTCTACCCGGCGCAAAAAACCCGAATGA
- a CDS encoding NADPH-dependent FMN reductase, with amino-acid sequence MSSSPLKILAISGSLRDSSFNSAALKTAADIAGESAKFTFADLAGIPLYDQDLRDKGVPEAVERLQQQVLEADAILFSTPEYNYSISGVLKNTIDWLSRVDPQPFADKPVAVMSASMSAFGGARAQYDLRRVMIYLNAHFVNKPEVMISFAHKKFDYSGTLNDDDTRQHIGKLVTALGEWQHRLQP; translated from the coding sequence ATGTCCTCCAGCCCGCTCAAGATTCTCGCCATCTCCGGCAGCCTGCGCGATAGCTCGTTTAATAGCGCGGCACTCAAAACCGCCGCGGACATCGCCGGTGAAAGTGCCAAATTCACCTTTGCCGACCTCGCGGGTATTCCGCTTTACGACCAGGACCTGCGGGACAAGGGTGTCCCCGAGGCAGTCGAGCGCCTGCAGCAGCAGGTACTGGAAGCCGATGCCATTCTCTTCTCGACCCCGGAGTACAACTACTCCATCTCCGGCGTTCTCAAAAATACTATCGACTGGCTCTCCCGCGTTGACCCACAGCCGTTTGCCGACAAGCCCGTGGCGGTAATGAGTGCCAGCATGAGCGCGTTTGGCGGTGCACGCGCGCAATACGATCTGCGCCGGGTAATGATTTATCTGAATGCGCACTTTGTGAACAAGCCGGAGGTCATGATCAGCTTCGCCCACAAGAAGTTCGATTACAGCGGCACATTGAACGATGACGACACCAGACAACATATCGGCAAGCTGGTGACGGCATTGGGGGAGTGGCAACACCGCCTGCAGCCTTAA